In one window of Tenrec ecaudatus isolate mTenEca1 chromosome 3, mTenEca1.hap1, whole genome shotgun sequence DNA:
- the NMU gene encoding neuromedin-U gives MGGAKQPVDARERGALNFTAPAALEELCLLITGMLRKPQESYEKDNTKRTASSALSHSSPEADRALGSRRCSAVFYSLAARRRAEGPGECSFNIRQRCQPVKGGGRVLLCAANSQTSSVVHPLLQLIPQLQERRMKRFKVGEEFPGPVAIRSRGYFLFRPRNGRRSGGFS, from the exons ATGGGTGGAGCAAAGCAACCTGTGGATGCGAGGGAACGCGGCGCGCTCAACTTCACG GCACCCGCTGccttagaggagctgtgtctgCTGATTACGGGGATGCTTCGGAAGCCTCAG GAATCATATGAAAAAGATAACACCAAAAGG ACGGCTTCATCAGCCCTGAGTCATTCAAGTCCAGAAGCAGACAGAGCACTCGGCTCTCGGAGATGCAGCGCAGTGTTCTACTCACTGGCGGCCCGGAGGAGGGCTGAGGGTCCTGGAGAGTGCTCcttcaacataagacaaagatgccAGCCTGTCAAGGGTGGGGGCCGGGTCCTCTTGTGTGCGGCTAACTCTCAG ACGTCGTCGGTCGTGCACCCGTTGCTGCAGCTCATTCCTCAACTGCAGGAGAGAAGGATGAAGAGGTTCAAAGTGGGG GAGGAGTTCCCAGGCCCTGTTGCAATTCGAAGTCGAGGATACTTTCTATTCAGG